In the genome of Bacteroidales bacterium, the window CCCTTCCCAGTTTGAACTGTATTTAACCCAATAGCTAACATATATTTCATCTGTGTCTGTGAATTTATGTCTTACAGCGCCTCCTGATGTCGGAGTGGTTTCTCCAAGGTTGAAATGAAACTCAACTGAACTGTTGCTTCCCGGAATATGCTCTGTACTTGACAATTGCAAGTTTGTATTATCATACCAGCCTCTTGAGTTAAAATCTGTGTCTTCAAATAATTCCTGAAAAAATATTGTCTGTGACACAGCTTCTTTTTCAAATATACTGATAAATAAAAATATAAGCACAGCAGAAAAAACTGTCTTGCTTGCAATAGTTTTGATTGATTTTAAAAATGTAATTGTTTTCATAATTATTATCTCCTTTTAAAACTGATAATTACTTTGTAATAAATTTTACGCTTTGTGCCCCTTGTGCTCTATTTCGATTGTATATGATAAACTCTGAAAATCTTGATGCAAATTAATTATTAGAGGTTGCCATATATAACATTTTTTTAGAAAAAGACTGCTTACCTGCCGTGAGTTTGTAAAAATAAATTCCGTTAGCAAGTTCGTTACCTTCAGCATTTTTTCCGTCCCAAGTAACGCTGAATTTGCCGGCAAGTTTATACTCATTTACTAATACGTGAACTTCCCGGCCAAACAGATTATATATTTTTATTTGAATATCACAAGGTTCTGCCACAGTATATTCAATAGTGGTAGAAAGGTTGAAAGGGTTGGGGTAGTTCTGTTGTAAGGTAAAATCATCCGGGGTGGAGAGGGAAGGATGAGAGGTACCCAATGCCGTAACAGGATGGGTTCTCATATTAATCGCATTATTATATTCATCAGCCTCATCACTGTAATACCACTTCCACTCTGTTCCATCCTTAAAGATAATATTTCTTTCATGTCCGCTGTCTGTAATTACCCTTTCGTTTTCAATATTCCTTATATCATCAAGATATGTGGTGGCAAAATAGAGGTTATCATTACTGCAACCGGGATGACTTCCTCCGGAGGGTTCATACATTAATGTAACCGTATTGTTATCATCATGTAAATATGTATCTACTCCTGCCCATCCAAAATCAAGTGCACTTACTCCGCCCATATAATTCAGATTTAGAGGATCCGTTCCTTTTGAAGCAGATTTACAATACCCTCCCTCGGCTGTATTAATATATAAATAAAATGTAGTGCCGTCAAAGACCCAACCCGAAGCGTAGACCTCGTCACCGGGGTTTGCACCTGCTCCACTTACCTGTCCTTCAATTGTCCAGTCAACAGCATTTGATGATGTTGCAAGAAAAACTGCTGCGTCAACACCTACATTGCAACCACAATCAACACCCCCGCCATAAGGACAGCCGCCGGAGCCGCCGGGCGATTCTATTCCGAAATAACCATAAAATTTGTTCTTTGACGGAATATAATGAACATATCCGGTACGTATACCTTCTTCTTCTGATTCAACCGGCAAAAAGTCATGAGGTATAAGTATAGGATTGCCCGAATATTTTGTGAAATTAATTCCGTCTGTACTAGTTGCAAGGCCTACCGACTGATGATTACAATCGCCGTCTGCATTCCAACAACCGTCAAAACCGGCTAAATAAAAAAGGTAGTATGTTGTGCCTACTTTTGCTACTCCGGCAACAGCTATCTGATTTTGCTCTTCCCATGAAATATTGGGATTAGTTGATAATACTGTACCCATTTCTGTCCAATCAGGCAGGTTTTCCGGGATTTCTTCGGAATCGTCCTGTGCTCTTTTGATTGTGATTATTGCATCTAATTCTGTTTGTGCTGTTACTGTATTTACAATAGACAGAACAATACACAAAATCATAATTTTAAATTTTACCATTTTAATTTTCCTGTTTTTTTTAAATAATGCTTAAATGATTGAATGCTATAATGATTGAATGCCGAGTCCGTTATATTACTTATTTTATCATTAACACTTTTCTTGTTTCACAAAAATTTCCGTCAATATTTATATGATAAAAATACATGCCTGAACTTATTTGTTTGCCTGTATTATTTTTACCGTTCCAGATAACGATATGTTCACCTGCATTCATTTGTTTATCAGACAATATACAAACTTCTTGACCTAACTGATTGTAGATTTTTATCTTAACATTACAAGGCTTTGCCAAAGAATATTTGATTGTGGCAGAATGGTTGAACGGGTTTGGGTAGTTTTGTTGCAGTACAAAATTATTAGGGTTGGATTGTTCGGGATGAGTGATTCCGGAAATATCGCCAACTCTGTAATCAGCAACAGTCAGATTATCAACCCAAAACGTTTGTGCAACC includes:
- a CDS encoding T9SS type A sorting domain-containing protein — its product is MILCIVLSIVNTVTAQTELDAIITIKRAQDDSEEIPENLPDWTEMGTVLSTNPNISWEEQNQIAVAGVAKVGTTYYLFYLAGFDGCWNADGDCNHQSVGLATSTDGINFTKYSGNPILIPHDFLPVESEEEGIRTGYVHYIPSKNKFYGYFGIESPGGSGGCPYGGGVDCGCNVGVDAAVFLATSSNAVDWTIEGQVSGAGANPGDEVYASGWVFDGTTFYLYINTAEGGYCKSASKGTDPLNLNYMGGVSALDFGWAGVDTYLHDDNNTVTLMYEPSGGSHPGCSNDNLYFATTYLDDIRNIENERVITDSGHERNIIFKDGTEWKWYYSDEADEYNNAINMRTHPVTALGTSHPSLSTPDDFTLQQNYPNPFNLSTTIEYTVAEPCDIQIKIYNLFGREVHVLVNEYKLAGKFSVTWDGKNAEGNELANGIYFYKLTAGKQSFSKKMLYMATSNN